One region of Salvia miltiorrhiza cultivar Shanhuang (shh) unplaced genomic scaffold, IMPLAD_Smil_shh original_scaffold_455, whole genome shotgun sequence genomic DNA includes:
- the LOC131004687 gene encoding U-box domain-containing protein 26-like, which yields MPAGLEPLDIGVQIPYYFRCPISLELMCDPVTVCTGQTYDRSSIESWVATGNTTCPVTRAPLTDFTLIPNHTLRRLIQDWCVANRSFGVERIPTPKQPAEPVLVRSLLNQASAGSGPFSVRVSALRRLRGLARESEKNRSVIAASDARAILLSIVFADVGSIPSELNLESIAILSMFTLSEPECLFVATDSERVSYLVNLLFHSSIDVRVNSAALIESIAAGLRSPDLRAQFSGADGVFEGIVGLLNYPLAYPRAVKIGIKALFALCLVKQHRERAVAAGAAEALIDRLAEYEKCDAERALATVELLCRIPAGCAAFSVHALTVPLLVKIILKISDRATEYAAGALLSLCSSSERAKREAVAAGVLTQLLLLVQSDCTERAKRKAQTLLKSLRDSWPDESIANSDDYAGSDVVPF from the coding sequence ATGCCAGCTGGTTTGGAGCCTTTGGATATCGGCGTGCAGATACCCTACTATTTCCGGTGCCCGATTTCTTTGGAGCTCATGTGCGATCCTGTCACCGTTTGTACCGGTCAAACGTATGATCGTTCCAGCATAGAGTCCTGGGTGGCCACCGGGAACACCACCTGTCCGGTCACCCGGGCCCCACTCACGGATTTCACGCTAATTCCGAACCACACTCTCCGCCGCCTTATTCAGGATTGGTGCGTTGCCAACCGATCCTTCGGAGTGGAGCGGATTCCCACTCCCAAGCAGCCGGCCGAACCGGTTCTCGTTCGATCTCTTCTGAATCAGGCTTCGGCCGGATCCGGTCCGTTTAGCGTGAGGGTTTCGGCTCTGCGGCGGCTGAGAGGTCTGGCGCGAGAATCGGAGAAGAACCGATCCGTCATTGCTGCCAGTGACGCCCGTGCGATTCTGCTCTCGATTGTGTTCGCCGACGTCGGTTCGATTCCGTCGGAATTGAATCTCGAATCGATTGCGATTCTGTCGATGTTTACTCTCTCCGAACCAGAGTGTTTGTTCGTGGCGACCGACTCGGAGAGGGTGAGTTATTTGGTGAATCTACTGTTCCATTCGTCGATCGACGTCCGAGTCAACTCGGCGGCGTTGATCGAGTCGATTGCGGCGGGGTTGCGATCGCCGGATCTCCGTGCGCAGTTCAGCGGCGCCGACGGAGTGTTTGAAGGTATCGTCGGTCTATTGAACTATCCGTTGGCCTATCCTAGAGCAGTGAAGATCGGAATCAAAGCTCTGTTCGCGCTGTGTCTGGTGAAGCAGCACCGCGAGCGGGCGGTGGCGGCCGGGGCGGCGGAGGCGCTGATCGACAGGCTGGCGGAGTACGAGAAATGCGATGCGGAGAGAGCGCTGGCGACGGTGGAGCTGCTCTGCCGGATTCCGGCCGGATGCGCGGCATTCTCGGTCCACGCGCTGACGGTTCCGCTCCTGGTGAAGATCATCCTGAAGATCTCGGATCGCGCGACGGAGTACGCGGCGGGGGCGCTGCTGTCGCTGTGCTCGTCGTCGGAGCGGGCGAAGCGGGAGGCGGTTGCGGCGGGAGTGTTGActcagctgctgctgctggtgcaGAGCGATTGCACGGAGAGGGCGAAACGTAAAGCGCAAACGCTGCTCAAGTCGCTGCGGGACTCGTGGCCCGATGAGTCCATCGCCAATTCGGATGATTATGCCGGAAGCGACGTCGTTcccttttaa
- the LOC131004688 gene encoding transcription factor bHLH95-like, translating to MLAMGEELGGEGLLWDDDQSWEFPKLAKSADISNLAAKDKEAPPPPEKGKKRSAAARGESELHILTERERRKKMRDMFSNLHALLPHIPPKAEKWRIVDEAVKYISKLQQSVDQVERRRALGEGEIFKTWSFGNVILNVCGRDAHMSVCSIRKPGVLAAVCFMVEKNNLELLSAHTASGIYMIHARAYEGTEQAFPIEQNFKQAAAEIMMWLHS from the exons ATGTTAGCGATGGGTGAAGAGCTTGGGGGTGAGGGTTTGTTGTGGGACGATGACCAATCATGGGAATTTCCAAAATTAGCAAAGTCGGCGGACATCAGCAACTTGGCGGCCAAGGATAAGGAAGCGCCGCCACCGCCAGAGAAGGGCAAGAAGAGGAGCGCCGCCGCAAGAGGAGAGTCGGAGCTGCATATTTTGACGGAGAGGGagaggaggaagaagatgagAGACATGTTCTCCAATCTTCATGCCTTGCTCCCTCACATCCCTCCAAAg GCGGAGAAGTGGAGGATAGTTGATGAAGCAGTGAAGTACATAAGCAAACTGCAGCAGAGTGTAGATCAAGTGGAGAGACGAAGAGCATTGGGAGAAGGGGAGATTTTCAAGACATGGAGTTTTGGAAACGTAATCCTGAACGTGTGCGGGAGAGATGCTCACATGAGCGTGTGCAGCATAAGAAAGCCGGGGGTCTTGGCCGCCGTCTGCTTTATGGTGGAGAAGAACAATTTGGAGCTGCTTTCTGCGCACACTGCGTCCGGCATCTACATGATCCATGCCAGG GCATATGAAGGGACAGAGCAGGCCTTCCCAATTGAACAAAATTTCAAGCAGGCAGCAGCAGAAATAATGATGTGGCTTCATTCCTAG
- the LOC131004774 gene encoding uncharacterized protein LOC131004774: protein MPAATKRSNYYPPETVLICCLYCEHTHDSVVGVDQKGAKFWGSLCTEYNAKRPQGSISRDVTQIKSHFQRVSKDAKRFEAMHKKCHDQWKSGMSDIQILEQAEAMWLAEYKVPFRYPHAWKILRESKKFASLGEDVHSDVGQTMKGVRQSSHNDF from the coding sequence atgccgGCGGCCACCAAACGTAGCAACTATTATCCGCCAGAAACGGTGCTAATTTGCTGTTTGTATTGCGAGCACACCCACGACTCTGTGGTGGGTGTCGACCAAAAAGGGGCGAAGTTTTGGGGCTCCCTCTGCACCGAATACAACGCTAAAAGGCCCCAAGGATCTATTTCACGCGACGTCacgcaaatcaaatctcactttcaacgGGTGTCGAAGGATGCGAAGAGGTTTGaggccatgcacaaaaaatgCCACGATCAATGGAAATCAGGCATGAGTGATATTCAAATCCTGGAGCAAGCAGAGGCAATGTGGCTAGCCGAGTACAAAGTTCCGTTCCGGTATCCGCATGCATGGAAGATCTTGCGCGAGTCCAAGAAATTTGCAAGTCTCGGCGAGGATGTTCACTCCGATGTCGGACAAACGATGAAAGGGGTCCGACAGTCTTCCCACAACGACTTCTAG